In Pirellulaceae bacterium, a single window of DNA contains:
- a CDS encoding sulfatase, with protein MGCLILKIIYLLGLGVTATAGETDKISRHPNLVFVFSDQQASDMVGCYGNDQIITPNIDQMAAEGVRFRHCISSYSCCTPYRGMLMSGQHPLYNGCLANDMQLLPGKGNHLGEVLRDGGYRLGYIGKWHLYGGLRDRPIPQGPFRYGFDHEFLSNNCTVDFGAKSAFYWDEHGNRVKFGKWEPDGQTDQALDFVDRHAGQDQPFALFVSWHPPHGHVDGYAAPAEYEKLYDLAEIKLRPSCADTPRSRTEYLGYMAMSTNIDQNFGRLLKKLDEKGIRDNTLVVYTSDHGDLLRSHGIHDWHKSVPEHVATRVPLILRWPDKLSPRVSDMLVGTLDLMPTLLGLLGLQSPKTCQGRNYAEALKEGKDQSTDSVPLFFWGEKSDWRGVYTHRYTYAFEPPGATRGVNVLYDRQQDPHELKNLFTSPAHRKVRGEMHALTKKWMVKFRDEHIPFDTVKQKIYVDPDAARARWSPDQAKSGALKGRPVDLLGSVSAPGETGN; from the coding sequence ATGGGTTGCTTAATCCTAAAGATTATCTATTTATTGGGGCTGGGCGTGACGGCAACGGCTGGCGAAACCGACAAAATATCGAGACATCCAAATCTCGTTTTTGTGTTCAGCGATCAGCAGGCCTCCGATATGGTCGGTTGTTATGGCAACGATCAGATCATCACGCCGAACATCGACCAGATGGCAGCTGAGGGCGTCCGCTTTCGCCACTGTATTTCTTCCTATTCCTGCTGCACGCCGTACCGGGGAATGTTGATGAGCGGGCAACATCCTTTGTACAACGGCTGCTTGGCGAACGACATGCAACTGCTTCCGGGCAAAGGTAATCATCTCGGAGAAGTGCTTCGAGACGGCGGCTATCGCCTGGGCTACATCGGAAAATGGCATCTTTACGGCGGATTGCGAGATCGCCCCATTCCCCAGGGACCGTTCCGTTATGGTTTTGATCACGAGTTTTTATCGAACAACTGTACCGTTGATTTTGGAGCCAAGTCCGCCTTTTACTGGGATGAACACGGAAACCGTGTGAAGTTCGGCAAGTGGGAGCCCGATGGGCAAACCGACCAGGCGCTCGACTTCGTCGATCGCCATGCTGGGCAGGATCAACCTTTCGCGCTGTTTGTTTCCTGGCATCCGCCACACGGCCATGTCGACGGATATGCCGCCCCCGCCGAGTACGAGAAATTGTACGACCTCGCGGAAATCAAGCTCCGACCAAGCTGCGCGGACACACCGCGAAGCCGCACCGAATATCTCGGTTACATGGCAATGTCCACGAACATCGACCAAAACTTCGGCCGTCTGTTGAAGAAGCTCGACGAGAAGGGAATTCGCGACAACACGTTAGTGGTCTATACCTCGGATCACGGAGACCTGCTGCGATCGCACGGCATTCATGACTGGCACAAAAGCGTTCCCGAACACGTCGCTACCCGTGTCCCGCTGATTCTACGCTGGCCAGACAAGCTGTCGCCGCGCGTCAGCGACATGCTCGTGGGCACGCTGGATCTGATGCCCACACTCCTGGGACTGCTGGGCCTCCAGTCACCCAAAACCTGCCAGGGCCGCAACTATGCCGAGGCTCTGAAAGAAGGGAAAGACCAAAGTACGGACTCCGTTCCTCTCTTTTTCTGGGGTGAAAAGAGTGACTGGCGCGGTGTCTACACGCATCGCTACACCTACGCCTTCGAACCGCCCGGCGCGACCCGAGGGGTCAACGTTCTCTACGATCGACAACAGGATCCACATGAACTAAAGAATCTGTTCACGTCTCCCGCCCACCGCAAAGTACGCGGCGAGATGCACGCACTTACGAAGAAGTGGATGGTGAAGTTTCGTGACGAGCACATTCCGTTTGATACGGTCAAGCAGAAAATCTACGTCGACCCCGATGCCGCGCGGGCACGATGGTCGCCTGATCAAGCGAAATCAGGCGCGTTGAAAGGTCGTCCGGTGGACCTGTTGGGATCCGTTTCAGCTCCAGGTGAAACCGGGAATTGA
- a CDS encoding sulfatase yields the protein MNTLRPICRCTSVVLFTVLTLSFARTLAAKPNVLFIMSDDHTTQAIGAYGGRLAALDPTPNIDALANGGMRFERVFCNNSICTPSRASIITGQYSQANGVLDLTGNIPPERQYLPIEMGQAGYHTAMIGKWHLKREPAAFDYYCVLPGQGKYFNPTFRVRGDRPWPRNTILKEGQHSSDAITDISLEWLKHGWDRERPFFLMHHFKAPHDMFQNARRYDEYLADAEIPEPDNLHNQPCDGFGSAASRWFGSGLAKGHESWQLGRKLGVDQSLKNPEYATAVHQAYLKRYLRCVKGVDDNVKRLVDFLRRAGELDNTVIIYTGDQGFFLGEHDLMDKRWIYEEAMRMPFIVHYPSVVAARSKNDWLINNTDFAPTILALAGVAAPAKMRGRSFVAALEGESQPTDWRTATYYRYWMHMAHNLRVPAHFGLRTERYKLIFFYGCTPSGGGQTPVAWELYDLQTDPQEMRNQFRNPDYADVVAKLQRELWETRRALGETDRNYPKVQAIINASGGSR from the coding sequence ATGAATACTCTTCGCCCCATCTGCCGGTGCACTTCTGTTGTGCTGTTCACCGTATTAACTCTCTCGTTCGCCAGGACGCTGGCAGCAAAACCAAACGTGTTGTTCATCATGTCCGACGACCACACGACACAGGCTATTGGAGCGTACGGCGGTCGTTTGGCCGCCTTGGACCCGACGCCGAACATCGATGCGCTCGCGAATGGCGGCATGAGGTTCGAGCGAGTCTTCTGCAATAACTCGATCTGTACTCCGAGTCGTGCGAGCATCATTACGGGGCAGTATTCACAGGCGAACGGCGTCCTTGACTTGACCGGTAACATTCCGCCCGAGCGACAGTACCTACCGATTGAAATGGGCCAGGCCGGTTACCACACGGCGATGATCGGCAAGTGGCATCTCAAACGCGAGCCGGCGGCGTTCGACTATTACTGCGTTTTGCCGGGCCAGGGGAAGTACTTTAATCCGACGTTCCGCGTTCGAGGCGATCGACCCTGGCCACGCAACACGATTCTCAAGGAAGGCCAACACTCGAGCGATGCGATCACCGACATCAGCTTGGAGTGGTTGAAGCATGGCTGGGATCGCGAACGTCCCTTTTTCCTAATGCACCATTTCAAAGCGCCTCACGACATGTTTCAGAATGCGCGGCGCTATGATGAGTATCTCGCGGACGCCGAAATTCCTGAGCCCGACAACTTGCACAATCAACCGTGCGACGGGTTTGGATCCGCCGCGAGCCGCTGGTTCGGTTCCGGGTTGGCCAAGGGGCATGAGAGTTGGCAGCTCGGCCGCAAACTGGGCGTCGATCAGAGTCTCAAAAACCCAGAGTACGCGACAGCTGTGCATCAAGCGTATCTCAAACGCTACTTGCGCTGCGTCAAGGGAGTTGACGACAACGTCAAACGCCTGGTCGATTTCTTGCGCAGAGCCGGGGAACTCGACAATACGGTCATCATCTACACGGGCGACCAGGGCTTCTTTCTCGGCGAACACGACTTAATGGACAAACGCTGGATCTACGAAGAAGCCATGCGGATGCCTTTCATCGTCCACTACCCGTCCGTCGTCGCAGCGCGTTCCAAAAACGATTGGCTGATCAACAACACAGATTTTGCGCCGACCATCTTGGCGCTTGCAGGCGTCGCAGCGCCGGCAAAGATGAGGGGCCGCAGTTTTGTTGCGGCCTTAGAAGGCGAATCGCAGCCAACGGATTGGCGAACCGCGACCTACTACCGCTATTGGATGCACATGGCTCACAACCTTCGTGTGCCCGCACATTTTGGGCTTCGCACCGAACGCTACAAACTCATCTTTTTCTACGGTTGCACTCCGTCGGGTGGTGGCCAGACCCCCGTCGCCTGGGAGTTGTACGATCTGCAAACCGATCCGCAAGAGATGCGCAATCAATTCAGAAATCCTGATTACGCTGACGTGGTGGCGAAGCTCCAGCGCGAGCTCTGGGAGACGCGCAGGGCGCTTGGCGAAACGGATCGCAACTACCCCAAAGTGCAAGCGATCATCAATGCGTCCGGTGGCTCGCGCTGA
- a CDS encoding 2Fe-2S iron-sulfur cluster-binding protein, whose amino-acid sequence MVTIEGLSQDGDHPVQKAWKDHNVPQCGYCQVGQMMMAAAMLKSNNDPSDDDIESEMWNICRCGTYPRIREAIKSAAKAMRG is encoded by the coding sequence GTGGTCACGATTGAGGGGCTTTCGCAGGATGGTGACCATCCCGTCCAAAAAGCTTGGAAGGATCACAACGTTCCTCAATGTGGTTACTGCCAAGTCGGCCAGATGATGATGGCCGCGGCGATGCTCAAGTCGAACAACGACCCGTCGGACGACGACATCGAATCTGAAATGTGGAATATCTGTCGATGTGGAACCTACCCACGTATCCGCGAAGCGATCAAATCCGCCGCGAAAGCGATGCGAGGTTGA